In Bacteroidia bacterium, the sequence AAAAGCTAATTTGCTCAATCTATTAGTAGCCTGTTAAATTTTAACTCAAAAATTTTTTGCCTTATAAATCAACCGTTTACAGCCTTTTGTTTTATAGTGGAATAGATTTAACTTATTTTTGCGTTGCATAAAAAGAAACAAACCTATTTAATTAAAAGGTACTATGTACGTCATTAAAAGAGATGGACGGAAAGAATCTGTAAAATTTGATAAGATTACTTTTCGTATTCAAAAATTGAGTTATGGGCTAGACCCTAAATACATAGATGCCGTAGAAGTAGCCAAAAAGGTTATAGAAGGTATCTATGATGGAGTAACTACTACTGAATTAGATACCTTAGCCGCAGAAACAGCTGCTTCTTTGACAACTAAGCATCCTGACTATGCTATACTTGCCGCTCGGATTGCTATTTCCAACTTGCACAAAAACACAGAAAAATCATTTTCTAAAACGATAGACAAATTATATCACTACATAGACCCCCGAACAGGACAAAAAGCAGGCTTAATTGCAGATGATGTCTATGAAATTGTAATGGCAAATGCAGAACTACTAGACTCTACTATTATCCATGACCGAGATTTTGGATATGATTATTTTGGTTTCAAGACATTGGAACGCTCTTACTTGCTCAAAATGAATGGTAAAGTGGTGGAAAGACCGCAGCACCTGCTCATGAGAGTAGCAATTGGTATTCACAAAAACGATATAGATGCGGCAATTGAAACGTACAATTTAATGTCTGAACGTTGGTTTATCCATGCATCGCCCACTTTGTTCAACGCAGGTACTCCAAAACCGCAAATGTCTTCCTGCTTTCTACTGACCATGAAAGAGGACAGTATAGAGGGCATATATGAAACACTCAAACAGTGTGCAAAAATTTCCCAATCCGCAGGTGGAATAGGATTAAGCGTACACAATATACGGGCAAAAGACAGCTACATCAGGGGGACAAACGGCGTTTCTAATGGATTAGTGCCTATGCTCAGGGTCTTCAACGATACTGCCCGATACGTAGACCAAGGTGGAGGTAAACGCAAGGGCGCCTTTGCTATCTACATAGAACCCTGGCATGCCGATATTTTTGACGTGTTAGAGCTAAAAAAGAACCATGGCAAAGAAGAGCAACGCGCAAGGGACCTCTTTTATGCCCTTTGGATACCTGACCTCTTTATGCAAAGAGTAGAAGCTGACCAAGAATGGTCTTTATTCTGCCCTAACGAAGCACCAGGCTTGTACGACGTATATGGAGAAGCTTTTAACCAATTGTACGAAAAATACGAAAAAGAAGGCAGACAACGAAAAACTATCAGAGCTCGTGAACTTTGGACAAAAATCATAGAAGCCCAAATAGAAACCGGTAATCCTTACATGCTCTATAAAGATGCATGTAACCGAAAAAGTAATCAAAAGAATTTAGGTACTATTCGCAGTAGTAATTTATGTACAGAAATTATAGAGTACAGCAGCCCTGATGAAATAGCAGTTTGCAACCTTGCATCCATTGCTTTACCAAAATTTGTAGATCCTATTCGAAGATATTTTGATTTTGACAAGTTAGTGGAAATTACTCGGGTCATTACTCGTAATTTG encodes:
- a CDS encoding ribonucleoside-diphosphate reductase subunit alpha codes for the protein MYVIKRDGRKESVKFDKITFRIQKLSYGLDPKYIDAVEVAKKVIEGIYDGVTTTELDTLAAETAASLTTKHPDYAILAARIAISNLHKNTEKSFSKTIDKLYHYIDPRTGQKAGLIADDVYEIVMANAELLDSTIIHDRDFGYDYFGFKTLERSYLLKMNGKVVERPQHLLMRVAIGIHKNDIDAAIETYNLMSERWFIHASPTLFNAGTPKPQMSSCFLLTMKEDSIEGIYETLKQCAKISQSAGGIGLSVHNIRAKDSYIRGTNGVSNGLVPMLRVFNDTARYVDQGGGKRKGAFAIYIEPWHADIFDVLELKKNHGKEEQRARDLFYALWIPDLFMQRVEADQEWSLFCPNEAPGLYDVYGEAFNQLYEKYEKEGRQRKTIRARELWTKIIEAQIETGNPYMLYKDACNRKSNQKNLGTIRSSNLCTEIIEYSSPDEIAVCNLASIALPKFVDPIRRYFDFDKLVEITRVITRNLNKIIDGNYYPVSEAERSNKRHRPIGIGVQGLADAFILMRFPFESEEARALNKAIFEAIYYGALLESNELAKKYGPYETFQGSPASEGILQFDMWGVTPSDRWDWAGLKESIKKYGLRNSLLIAPMPTASTSQILGNNECFEPYTSNIYTRRVLSGEFTVVNKHLMKDLVELGLWNERLKDKIILHKGSIQNIPEIPKHIKELYKTAWEIKQKTLIDMAADRGAFICQSQSLNLFMENPNYAKLTSMHFYAWKSGLKTGMYYLRTKAAADAIQFTIDKTKLQEDTPKQQIACSLDNSDACESCNG